A DNA window from Hordeum vulgare subsp. vulgare chromosome 1H, MorexV3_pseudomolecules_assembly, whole genome shotgun sequence contains the following coding sequences:
- the LOC123420471 gene encoding flavin-containing monooxygenase FMO GS-OX-like 4, with protein MSRDSRATSPRPPMPSRSRVAVIGAGAAGLVAARELLREGHGPVVVVFERAAAVGGTWRYDDAASADPLGAGAVHGSLYASLRTNLPRECMGFLDFPFLPVPGDPRRFPGHREVLRYLEDFARRFDLLRLVRLETEVVGVRRRGASSWTVSYRSRKLAGAGCDGLEEEEVFDAVVVCNGHFTEPRLADIPGIDGWPGKQMHSHSYRVPDPFLGQVVVIIGYNPSGMDISRDIAGVAKEVHVAIRAAPAEIPSSTTTRANLWLHPMIERAEKDGSLVFEDGSRVKADAIVHCTGYKYSFPFLEEEEEGGAGGGGGGGAGVVVSVDDNRVGPLYKHVFPPRLAPHISFVGLPFKAIPFPVFQLQSSWVAGALSGRIELPSPEEMMMDVVAFYSDMEAHGRPKRFTHDLGACTFEYEDWLAERCGREGIEEWRKAIHVKARARVWHRPESYRDEHCDDDDDLLDQAHRDLAKYL; from the exons ATGAGCCGTGACTCGAGAGCGACTTCGCCCCGTCCTCCGATGCCATCGCGGTCGCGCGTAGCCGTGATCGGCGCGGGGGCGGCCGGCCTGGTGGCGGCGCGGGAGCTGCTGCGCGAGGGCCACGggcccgtcgtcgtcgtcttcgagcGCGCCGCGGCCGTGGGCGGCACCTGGCGCTACGACGACGCGGCGTCCGCGGACCCGCTTGGCGCCGGCGCCGTCCACGGGAGCCTCTACGCGTCCCTCCGCACCAACCTGCCCCGCGAGTGCATGGGCTTCCTCGACTTCCCCTTCCTCCCCGTCCCCGGCGACCCGCGGAGGTTCCCCGGCCACCGGGAGGTGCTCCGGTATCTCGAGGACTTCGCGCGGCGGTTCGACCTCCTCCGGCTGGTCCGGCTCGAGACGGAGGTGGTCGGCGTCCGGCGCAGGGGCGCGAGTAGCTGGACCGTGTCGTACCGCTCGAGGAAGCTCGCCGGCGCCGGCTGCGACggactggaggaggaggaggtgttcgACGCCGTGGTCGTCTGCAACGGCCACTTCACCGAGCCCCGCCTCGCCGACATCCCCGGCATAGACGGTTGGCCCGGGAAGCAGATGCACAGCCACAGCTACCGTGTGCCCGATCCTTTCCTCGGACAA GTTGTGGTGATAATAGGATACAATCCCAGCGGGATGGACATCTCCAGGGACATTGCCGGCGTCGCCAAAGAGGTCCATGTCGCCATTCGAGCGGCGCCTGCTGAGATCCCGAGCAGCACCACTACCCGTGCCAACCTCTGGCTACATCCCATG ATCGAGCGTGCGGAGAAAGACGGCAGCTTGGTGTTCGAAGACGGCAGCCGGGTGAAGGCGGACGCCATCGTCCACTGCACTGGGTACAAGTACAGCTTCCCGTTcctggaggaagaggaagagggtggtgctggtggtggtggtggtggtggtgctggtgtagTAGTGAGCGTGGACGACAACCGCGTGGGTCCGTTGTACAAGCACGTGTTCCCGCCGCGGCTGGCGCCTCACATCTCCTTCGTCGGGCTGCCATTCAAG GCAATCCCTTTCCCGGTGTTCCAGCTACAGAGCAGCTGGGTGGCGGGAGCCCTGTCGGGGCGGATCGAGCTGCCGTCACCGGAGGAGATGATGATGGACGTGGTGGCGTTCTACTCGGACATGGAGGCCCATGGGCGCCCCAAGAGATTCACCCATGACCTGGGAGCGTGCACA TTCGAGTACGAGGACTGGCTGGCGGAGCGGTGCGGGCGGGAGGGGATCGAGGAATGGAGGAAGGCGATCCACGTGAAGGCGAGAGCCAGGGTGTGGCACCGGCCGGAGAGCTACCGGGACGAGCActgtgacgacgacgacgacctgcTGGACCAAGCGCACCGCGATCTCGCCAAGTACCTCTGA